The DNA sequence caacacaatgcatagatgtctcaagttttgagggggcGTGCGATTGCCATGCTGATTGCAaggatgtccaccagagctgttgccagataatttaatgtgaatttctctaccataagctgcctccaacattgttttagagaatttggaattacgtccaactggcctcagaACTGCAGACCagatgtaaccacgccagcccaggacctccacatctggcttttcacctgcaggattgtctgagacctgcaaccggacagctgatgaaactgaggagtattcaTTACTCCTGTATTCTGATTGTCTGGGCTGgcaccccagtgggtgggcctctacccagtcatgtgaaatccatagattagggcctaatttattcatttatttaaatgtactgatttccttatatgaattgtaactcagtaaaattgttgcatgttgcgttaatatttttgttcaggataTTTAGCCTTGATAGGTATAACAAAAGAGTTTCTTAATAAATTGGATATTATACCAAGATTAGTTGTATCAGCAGTAGCCTAGTAGTAATGGAAGACGAACCAATTTCGACAGTCGACAGATGTTTGTAACACGCTTTAATGTGTGGCTGGCTACTTCCTTGGTTCAACATTTACATGATAGCTTGTTTGTACGTGTTCCGCTCCAGGCGTTTGTCTCCCTGTTCACCAGCAAGCACCACATGGTATTTTCCCAGACTGAATGCAGCTTCCCTCAGCCCCACTCTCTATTTAAATATTGACCAGTCtacatcccaaacggcaccctattctctattcaCCTTGTCATCCCCAGGTTGAAGCTTCGGAAACAGGACCTTCTCCAGGTTTGCTCCTAGGTTCTGgaactccctccctctagccatctgGGACTCGGCGTTTATCACTATCTTTGTCCCTCCTATAGCCCCACCTCTTTGAAAAGGCCTACCCTTTCCCTTCTTTGAGCCCAACCCTCTCTTTATTCTTGTTTTGACTCCTGTTTTCTTTTTAATTTCTATACATTTTAAAGCGACATTGGGTCCTTGAAAAGCACTACAAAGGCCCATTTATTATGATTAAGtcgcactacttttaaccagagccctataggccctgatcaaaagtagtgcactaaatagggaatagggtgccatttggaatggaGAATTTTAAATAAACAAGGAACAAAACGCATCGTACTGTGACactgtattttgaaagttctaTATCTAGAAAACTTGATTGTTGACATGCAACATGTTTttggactgtatcaacagtggacgaATGAAACAAAGATGGTTTCTCAGTAACTAATAAAAAGGAAGACTGGTCCGCTTCGGGGGGTTCGAGGATTCCAATCCAAAGTATGTTTAAAAATAGCTGGTTGCTGGATTGCAGGCTCGAGGACAGTCCTGCAGTTGGCATAATATTATCACTCAATAATATCAATTATGCAACCTAATGAATCGCTATTTGTTGCAATAAATTAATTACAGGAGTCCTTTATAGGCCTAGATTATGGGGGATAATGAATGAATCGAGCTCTGTGCCAAAAACATGCATTTCATTAGTGGCCTAGCCTGATTCCAAAAGTAACGTGATGAGGGAGAGCTATAAAGTGGCTTCAGGACCCAAGAAGTACAGTGGAAGCATAAAAATAGAACGATTTTAGaatttgggggtgggggggttgaaTGGGAATTTCTATTAATTTTCTTTCTATGCAGTGCAAACCCAAAGGCCTTCTCAGAAAGCATGGTAGCTAGCTATAAAAAGCTGTTGCATGTGACTGTCTTGGAAAAACTAGTAGATACCTTCCCGTCTAGCATAGCCTGGGCCTGGCTGCTGtctttgcaaccaggaaatgcaTATTGCACTAACCTTGAATCATacgaggttggtggcaccttaattggggagaacgggctcgtgttaatggaatggcatcaaacacatagttCTATGGTATGATATTTCTTTCTGTAGCAATGTATCATGAGCTGTTCTAGTTAAGTCTGTCCTTTACCATTGTTAATGTGAAAAACCTACAGTTggtttgggtgaattttgggttTAATTGGTGGGGACCGATTTTGAAGCTACAGTCCTCTAAATGACTGTCTCggtctgtctccttctcctccgAAAGGTGACAAGTGGTTGCTGACGGACGATGGCATCCTCAACATCACAGAGATCACATTCGCCGACCGTGGCAAGTACACATGCATGGCGTCCAACGTGCACGGCAGCGCCAACTGCACGGTGACCATGCGCGTGGTCCTGCACAGCGGGGACCTGGGGGCCTACTACGTGGTCGTGTGCCTCGTCACCTTCACCATCATCATGATCCTCAACATCACGCGCCTCTGCATGATGAGCAGCCACCTGAAGAAAACTGAGAAGGCCATCAACGACTTCTTCCGCACTGAGGGCGCCGAGAAGGTTTGTGTCGCATTTGGCTATACTTGTGAGGACCGTACAAAGACATAGCTAGTAACTttgtgggtgggtgagtgagtgtgtaaCTGTTTTGAATGTACATAGGTGATGTTTTTAATAAAATAAGAATCAAAACATTTCCATCCATGATAATTAATGTCCAATAAAGTTAAATTCCAATCTATTCTCTCCTATTTAAAGCTCCAGAAGGCGTTTGAAATCGCCAAGCGTATCCCCATCATCACGTCAGCCAAGACCCTGGAGCTGGCCAAGGTGACCCAGTTCAAGACCATGGAGTTTGCCCGCTACATCGAGGAGCTGGCCCGCAGCATCCCGCTGCCCCCGCTCATCATGAATTGCCGCACCTTCATGGAGGAGATCCTGGAAGTGGTGGGGGTTGAGGAGATGAGGCACACGTTCCTCCGACAGGCCCCAGAGGGGCACCACATGGGCGGGGCATTGGGATGCCGGGCGGTCCTGGTGCAGGGGGCCCTGGTCGGGGTGGGGCCCGGCGACGTCTTCACCATcctccgggagagagagagggagcgagagagggagcgttCTGGATCCCCTGCAGCGGATTCTGACGACGCGTCG is a window from the Oncorhynchus keta strain PuntledgeMale-10-30-2019 chromosome 35, Oket_V2, whole genome shotgun sequence genome containing:
- the LOC118368895 gene encoding microfibrillar-associated protein 3-like, encoding MTRSSGYGFSLLLLSTISLYTAGVLSAVSDRNSTENGTVADGGFVPLVFSKVSQIIAREGNCALIDCNVTGEPVPNIQWFNSHGDLLDTETSDKWLLTDDGILNITEITFADRGKYTCMASNVHGSANCTVTMRVVLHSGDLGAYYVVVCLVTFTIIMILNITRLCMMSSHLKKTEKAINDFFRTEGAEKLQKAFEIAKRIPIITSAKTLELAKVTQFKTMEFARYIEELARSIPLPPLIMNCRTFMEEILEVVGVEEMRHTFLRQAPEGHHMGGALGCRAVLVQGALVGVGPGDVFTILRERERERERERSGSPAADSDDASLHEQPQHIAIQVSIHPPLPMEAPALAEATPSSPPPLAPLHLEEEQEEQGSEPEQEPVEEAALGVELEGEPDPEVTTKLQPGQVIYESYV